The proteins below come from a single Benincasa hispida cultivar B227 chromosome 4, ASM972705v1, whole genome shotgun sequence genomic window:
- the LOC120075811 gene encoding NAC domain-containing protein 92 codes for MQVPNGNNSTTEKEDGKIRPEVKKKNTMTESDHHRHRRHHQDNNHTRDQEQDKDQTLPPGFRFHPSDEELITFYLLNKISDANFTGRAITDVDLNKFEPWELPGKAKMGEKEWYFFSLRDRKYPTGVRTNRATNTGYWKTTGKDKEIFNSNTSELIGMKKTLVFYKGRAPRGEKTNWVMHEYRLHSKTAFRTAKDEWVVCRVFQKSPGAKKYPPNQSRAVNPYVNLEIAPSLLPPSIMQLGDPAAQYGYGRNHITSTELAELNRVLRTSGGGSGSGGSTHGINLSMQPQFNYPTTGGCFTISGLNLNLGGAVSQPVLRPMPPPVATTMTISHDIASSVMASTIAPETAYGTEINNNANGPSNRFMNMDHCMDLENYWPTW; via the exons ATGCAA GTTCCAAACGGTAATAATTCGACGACGGAGAAAGAGGACGGGAAGATCAGGCCGGAGGTGAAAAAGAAGAATACTATGACGGAATCAGATCATCATCGTCATCGTCGTCATCATCAAGATAATAATCATACACGAGATCAAGAACAAGATAAAGATCAAACATTGCCTCCAGGGTTTAGGTTTCATCCGTCTGATGAAGAATTAATCACTTTTTATCTATTGAATAAGATATCAGATGCTAACTTTACAGGAAGAGCTATTACTGATGTTGATCTCAACAAGTTTGAACCTTGGGAACTACCAG GGAAGGCTAAAATGGGAGAAAAAGAGTGGTATTTTTTCAGTCTTAGAGATAGAAAATACCCAACAGGAGTGAGAACAAACAGAGCAACAAACACAGGGTATTGGAAAACCACTGGGAAAGACAAAGAAATATTCAATTCCAATACTTCAGAATTGATTGGAATGAAGAAGACATTGGTGTTTTACAAAGGCAGAGCCCCAAGAGGAGAAAAAACCAATTGGGTTATGCATGAATATCGCCTTCACTCTAAAACTGCTTTTAGAACAGCTAAG GACGAATGGGTGGTTTGCCGAGTATTTCAAAAAAGCCCTGGAGCTAAAAAGTATCCCCCAAACCAATCAAGAGCAGTCAATCCTTACGTCAACCTTGAAATTGCCCCTTCTCTTCTCCCACCATCCATCATGCAACTCGGTGACCCTGCAGCTCAGTATGGCTACGGAAGAAACCATATAACCAGCACAGAGCTCGCTGAGCTTAACCGAGTGCTGAGAACCAGTGGAGGTGGCAGCGGCAGTGGAGGGTCGACTCATGGTATCAACTTATCAATGCAGCCCCAGTTCAACTATCCAACTACAGGAGGTTGCTTCACAATATCCGGGTTGAACTTAAACCTTGGAGGAGCTGTATCGCAACCAGTTTTGCGACCAATGCCACCACCAGTGGCAACAACAATGACAATCAGTCATGATATTGCTTCATCCGTCATGGCCAGTACGATCGCTCCCGAGACTGCCTACGGGACGGAGATCAACAACAATGCCAATGGACCTAGCAACAGATTTATGAATATGGATCATTGCATGGACCTGGAGAATTACTGGCCTACTTGGTAA